In a single window of the Eleginops maclovinus isolate JMC-PN-2008 ecotype Puerto Natales chromosome 6, JC_Emac_rtc_rv5, whole genome shotgun sequence genome:
- the camsap2b gene encoding calmodulin-regulated spectrin-associated protein 2 isoform X1: MGDATDDRGMRRTFIVPAIKSFDHYDFTRAKISCSLTWLVAKAFGSDAVPEDLLEPLYRDQYKQEHLKPPVACLLQSAELYCRAGSLILRSDAVKPLLGHNAVIQALAQKGLYVTDQDRLVTERDLTSTPIHMSSHLALIDTLMMAYTVEMVSVERVMSCINRYSSADPSQGDGHIQELPYDTEDAIATWINKVTEHLRDILVEEQKLREASIQESATHKARYRREHAQQRSAPSLPLVENLLKDNTDGCALTALLHFYCPQAIRLEDICLKETMSLADSLYNLQLVQEFCRNNLNHCCHFSLEDMLYAHASIKSNYLVFMAELFWWFEVVKPSFVQPRVFDPNACEPVSSCRNMAPVSSPVKQSYSERPDSPENIPVQVSATGIMKRSTSMSYMDGCVGTWPKEHRSSSRGISFEIPLDGDPSLLSCEAPSLRGMTRSASSDGLGFKVHYASRESMKRHLSLMPVDVNGQSRHIPEEDDEFTSQKPLGRNNTFSIKNQSRYSNGVLPEGNHSHNDHHGNHSGHISPSSPPSIEEALKIIHDTERPHSCLGSRDGDNGFFLHGAEPSDPPGARGRGDDPGSAKAQPNDHDPNSLSTDEVDTGIHVRTEDIQSLDEDSSSLRDYSDIDPDCEAMTQSCPLHDQPERERSRPGGGERVGHTNPESGRGDGGDSPCPSSVLTLPRSHTMSPASSCGGSGSMVRMTSFAEQKFRKLEGRSSGGTTPESSDLNVPYTHPPKSLSSQISTPPLPITSPSPVTPSPRDPSHLIATEMIQLRMKLEEKRRAIEAQKKKVEAAFTRHRQKMGRTAFLNVVRRKGITAPLSPSSAAGETPSPEPLSASKDSRQGSMEGAERCKPDGAAPRSPCEDGGGMSPGEIDLTEYTRSIDRLNTSLGFLQTEMQRLAQQQERIMSMREQQQQSWVIPPPAPSPHRQLRELRSSSATGRGSGRGSVGSLSPILSSTGSPHAPNRSPSGLKRRPASFHARTPRTPRPNDLKVTPFSRMLNTQTSVDSLPRLRRFNPSQNQNSSFAYLGHDEGPPKSWDQEAKDNNESTKDKEEDVEKKNAGIPQPSTIEAAKEKEHEGERKSLFNIEVKPSGSSEVVKEPPSEAARPPLGQEMAGEGEGDGDGEAGTDTFGEDQKICCGFFFKDDVKGEEDMAVKKAALLEKRLRREKETQEKKQQQELDQEQKREAARLKAEEEQQKKDDDKARREYIKYEYLRRKQLKLMEDMDDVIKPRSGSLKKKPRPKSIHRDVVESAPPVRATGVRPRGFSVSSVSLASLNLADNDKDLPNNKKNNRGKKVSHIPFFLNSPKERKGRPDSAEGFSSCPSTGSRNGEKDWENDSTTSSNPSNNEYTGPKLYKEPSAKSNKHIIQNALAHCCLAGKVNEGQKNKILDEMEKSEANNFLVLFRDAGCQFRSVYAYCPETEEITKLAGIGPRSITTKMIEGLYKYNSDRKQFSQIPAKTMSASVDAITIASHLWQTKKQGTPKKLHTK; the protein is encoded by the exons ATGCAGTTCCAGAGGACCTGTTGGAGCCTCTGTACAGGGACCAGTACAAACAAGAGCACCTGAAGCCTCCGGTGGCCTGCCTGCTGCAGTCCGCTGAGCTTTACTGTCGGGCGGGAAGCCTGATCCTCCGCAGTGATGCTGTCAAACCTTTACTGGGACACAATGCTGTCATCCAGGCCCTGGCTCAGAAAGGCCTGTATGTCACCGACCAGGACCGACTGGTCACAGAGAGAGATCTGACCAGCACGCCGATACACATG AGTTCCCATCTGGCGCTCATTGATACCCTGATGATGGCGTACACTGTGGAGATGGTGAGTGTGGAGAGGGTGATGTCGTGCATCAACAGGTACTCCTCCGCCGACCCCTCACAAGGTGACGGACACATTCAGGAGCTGCCTTACGACACCGAGGATGCAATCGCCACCTGGATCaacaag GTGACTGAACACTTAAGGGACATCCTTGTTGAGGAGCAAAAGCTGAGAGAAGCTTCCATTCAGGAGTCAGCAACACACAAG GCTCGCTACAGGCGGGAGCATGCCCAACAGAGGAGTGCTCCTTCACTCCCCCTGGTGGAGAACCTGCTGAAGGACAACACAGACGGCTGTGCCCTGACCGCCCTGCTGCACTTTTACTGCCCACAGGCCATCAGACTGGAAG ATATCTGCCTCAAGGAGACTATGTCTTTGGCTGACAGTCTGTACAACCTCCAGCTGGTGCAGGAGTTCTGCAGGAACAACCTCAACCACTGCTGCCACTTCAGCCTGGAGGACATGCTATACGCTCATGCATCCATAAAG agtaACTACCTGGTGTTTATGGCTGAGCTTTTCTGGTGGTTTGAAGTGGTTAAACCCTCATTTGTACAGCCCAGAGTCTTCGATCCAAACG CCTGCGAGCCTGTATCATCCTGTAGAAATATGGCTCCTGTGTCCAGTCCTGTCAAACAGAGCTATTCAGAGAGACCGGACAGCCCAGAGAACATCCCTGTGCAGG TGTCTGCAACAGGTATAATGAAGAGGTCTACCTCCATGTCCTACATGGATGGCTGTGTTGGGACATGGCCCAAAGAACATCG CTCTTCCTCTCGGGGAATCTCCTTTGAGATCCCTCTGGACGGAGACCCATCTTTGCTGTCATGTGAAGCTCCCTCCCTGCGCGGTATGACCCGCTCTGCCAGCAGTGACGGCCTTGGGTTTAAAGTTCACTATGCGTCTCGAGAAAGCATGAAACGCCACCTCTCCCTCATGCCCGTTGATGTAAACGGACAGAGCAGACACATAcctgaggaagatgatgagTTCACTTCCCAGAAACCCCTTGGGCGGAACAACACGTTCTCCATCAAGAACCAAAGCAG GTACTCCAATGGAGTCCTCCCTGAAGGCAACCATAGCCACAACgatcaccatggcaaccacaGTGGCCACATCAGCCCATCCTCTCCCCCGAGTATTGAGGAGGCGCTGAAGATTATCCACGACACGGAGAGGCCTCACTCTTGCCTCGGTTCGAGGGACGGAGACAATGGTTTCTTCCTCCATGGTGCGGAGCCTTCAGATCCTCCAGGGGCTCGCGGTCGAGGAGACGACCCGGGATCCGCTAAGGCTCAGCCAAACGACCACGACCCCAACTCCTTGTCCACTGATGAAGTTGACACTGGCATCCATGTGAGGACAGAGGACATCCAGAGCTTGGATGAGGactcctcctctctgagagaCTATTCAGATATTGACCCAGACTGTGAGGCCATGACCCAGTCCTGTCCGCTGCATGACCAGccggagagggagaggagccgGCCcggaggaggggagagggtcGGTCATACTAACCCCGAGAGTGGGAGGGGAGATGGAGGGGACAGCCCCTGTCCCAGTTCAGTACTCACCCTCCCCAGATCCCACACAATGAGCCCCGCCTCGTCCTGCGGAGGCTCTGGGAGCATGGTCCGTATGACGAGCTTTGCAGAACAGAAGTTCAGGAAGCTGGAGGGAAGAAGCAGCGGAGGAACAACACCAGAGAGTTCAGACCTCAATGTGCCGTACACACACCCGCCAAAAAGCCTTTCTTCTCAG ATATCTACACCTCCTTTGCCAATCACATCTCCCTCTCCAGTAACGCCTTCCCCCAGAGACCCCTCCCACCTGATAGCCACAGAGATGATTCAGCTGAGGATGAAGCTGGAGGAGAAACGTAGAGCCATTGAAGCTCAGAAGAAGAAG GTGGAAGCAGCGTTCACCCGCCATCGGCAGAAGATGGGCAGAACAGCCTTTTTGAATGTAGTAAGAAGAAAAGGAATCACTGCCCCCCTCAGCCCCAGCtcagcagcaggagaaacacCTTCACCAGAGCCGCTCTCAGCCTCAAAGGACAGCCGGCAGGGCAGCATGGAAGGGGCAGAGAGATGCAAGCCAGATGGAGCAGCTCCTAGATCCCCCTGTGAGGATGGAGGAG GTATGTCTCCCGGAGAAATCGACCTTACAGAATACACGCGCTCCATCGATAGGCTGAACACGTCTCTGGGcttcctgcagacagagatgCAGCGTTTggcacagcagcaggagaggatcaTGTCCATGAGAGAGCAACAGCAGCAATCCTGGGtcattcctcctcctgctccatctCCACACAG GCAGCTCCGTGAGTTGCGCAGCAGCAGTGCTACAGGCCGGGGATCAGGTCGAGGATCGGTTGGGTCTTTGTCCCCCATCCTCTCGTCTACCGGCTCTCCCCATGCTCCCAATCGTTCCCCTTCTGGCTTAAAGCGACGGCCAGCCTCCTTCCACGCCAGGACACCCCGGACTCCACGGCCAAACGATCTGAAGGTCACGCCCTTCAGTCGAATGCTCAACACCCAGACCTCAGTGGACAGCCTACCCAGACTGAGGCGTTTCAACCCCAGCCAGAACCAGAACAGCTCATTTGCTTACCTGGGCCACGATGAGGGGCCTCCTAAAAGTTGGGACCAAGAGGCCAAGGACAACAACGAAAGCACTAAGGACAAAGAAGAAGATGTGGAGAAGAAGAATGCTGGCATTCCTCAACCTTCTACTATTGAAGCAGCCAAAGAGAAGGAACATGAGGGGGAAAGAAAGAGTCTTTTTAACATAGAGGTCAAGCCATCAGGCTCCTCAGAGGTGGTGAAGGAGCCTCCGTCTGAAGCAGCAAGACCTCCACTCGGTCAGGAGATGGCGGGAGAGGGGGAAGGAGACGGAGACGGAGAGGCAGGAACAGACACGTTTGGAGAAGACCAAAAGATATGCTGTGGATTCTTCTTTAAG GATGATGTGAAAGGGGAAGAAGACATGGCAGTAAAGAAAGCCGCTCTGCTGGAGAAGAGgctgaggagggagaaggagactCAGGAGAAGAAGCAACAGCAGGAGCTGGACCAGGAGCAGAAGAGAGAAGCTGCACG GTTGAAAGccgaggaggagcagcagaagaaggaCGACGATAAGGCGAGGAGGGAATACATCAAATATGAATACTTGAGGAGGAAGCAGCTCAAGCTAATGGAGGACATGGACGATGTCATCAAGCCCCGATCAGGAAGTCTCAAGAAGAAGCCGAGACCCAAGTCAATCCACAGGGACGTCGTGGAGTCTGCGCCCCCCGTGAGGGCGACAG GGGTGCGTCCTCGAGGCTTCTCAGTATCAAGTGTTTCTTTGGCATCCCTCAATCTGGCTGACAATGACAAAGATCTGccaaataacaaaaagaataaCAG AGGCAAAAAAGTTTCCCATATCCCGTTCTTTCTAAACTCTcccaaagaaagaaagggaag GCCTGATTCTGCAGAAGGCTTTTCTTCTTGTCCTTCGACTGGTAGTCGTAATGGAGAGAAGGATTGGGAAAATGACTCCACCACCTCTTCCAATCCCTCAAACAATGAGTACACAG GACCCAAACTATACAAAGAGCCGAGTGCCAAGtctaataaacacatcatcCAGAATGCCCTGGCTCACTGCTGCCTGGCTGGCAAGGTCAACGAAGGGCAGAAGAACAAGATTCTTGAT gaaATGGAGAAATCGGAAGCCAATAACTTCCTGGTGTTGTTCCGTGACGCGGGTTGCCAGTTCAGGTCTGTGTACGCCTACTGCCCTGAGACGGAGGAAATCACCAAACTGGCCGGCATCGGGCCGAGGAGCATCACGACCAAGATGATCGAGGGCTTGTACAAGTACaactcagacaggaagcagttcAGTCAGATCCCAGCCAAAACCATGTCTGCCAGTGTGGACGCCATCACTATCGCCAGCCATCTGTGGCAAACCAAGAAGCAAGGGACGCCCAAAAAACTACACACTAAGTAG
- the camsap2b gene encoding calmodulin-regulated spectrin-associated protein 2 isoform X4, whose product MGDATDDRGMRRTFIVPAIKSFDHYDFTRAKISCSLTWLVAKAFGSDAVPEDLLEPLYRDQYKQEHLKPPVACLLQSAELYCRAGSLILRSDAVKPLLGHNAVIQALAQKGLYVTDQDRLVTERDLTSTPIHMSSHLALIDTLMMAYTVEMVSVERVMSCINRYSSADPSQGDGHIQELPYDTEDAIATWINKVTEHLRDILVEEQKLREASIQESATHKARYRREHAQQRSAPSLPLVENLLKDNTDGCALTALLHFYCPQAIRLEDICLKETMSLADSLYNLQLVQEFCRNNLNHCCHFSLEDMLYAHASIKSNYLVFMAELFWWFEVVKPSFVQPRVFDPNACEPVSSCRNMAPVSSPVKQSYSERPDSPENIPVQGIMKRSTSMSYMDGCVGTWPKEHRSSSRGISFEIPLDGDPSLLSCEAPSLRGMTRSASSDGLGFKVHYASRESMKRHLSLMPVDVNGQSRHIPEEDDEFTSQKPLGRNNTFSIKNQSRYSNGVLPEGNHSHNDHHGNHSGHISPSSPPSIEEALKIIHDTERPHSCLGSRDGDNGFFLHGAEPSDPPGARGRGDDPGSAKAQPNDHDPNSLSTDEVDTGIHVRTEDIQSLDEDSSSLRDYSDIDPDCEAMTQSCPLHDQPERERSRPGGGERVGHTNPESGRGDGGDSPCPSSVLTLPRSHTMSPASSCGGSGSMVRMTSFAEQKFRKLEGRSSGGTTPESSDLNVPYTHPPKSLSSQISTPPLPITSPSPVTPSPRDPSHLIATEMIQLRMKLEEKRRAIEAQKKKVEAAFTRHRQKMGRTAFLNVVRRKGITAPLSPSSAAGETPSPEPLSASKDSRQGSMEGAERCKPDGAAPRSPCEDGGGMSPGEIDLTEYTRSIDRLNTSLGFLQTEMQRLAQQQERIMSMREQQQQSWVIPPPAPSPHRQLRELRSSSATGRGSGRGSVGSLSPILSSTGSPHAPNRSPSGLKRRPASFHARTPRTPRPNDLKVTPFSRMLNTQTSVDSLPRLRRFNPSQNQNSSFAYLGHDEGPPKSWDQEAKDNNESTKDKEEDVEKKNAGIPQPSTIEAAKEKEHEGERKSLFNIEVKPSGSSEVVKEPPSEAARPPLGQEMAGEGEGDGDGEAGTDTFGEDQKICCGFFFKDDVKGEEDMAVKKAALLEKRLRREKETQEKKQQQELDQEQKREAARLKAEEEQQKKDDDKARREYIKYEYLRRKQLKLMEDMDDVIKPRSGSLKKKPRPKSIHRDVVESAPPVRATGVRPRGFSVSSVSLASLNLADNDKDLPNNKKNNRPDSAEGFSSCPSTGSRNGEKDWENDSTTSSNPSNNEYTGPKLYKEPSAKSNKHIIQNALAHCCLAGKVNEGQKNKILDEMEKSEANNFLVLFRDAGCQFRSVYAYCPETEEITKLAGIGPRSITTKMIEGLYKYNSDRKQFSQIPAKTMSASVDAITIASHLWQTKKQGTPKKLHTK is encoded by the exons ATGCAGTTCCAGAGGACCTGTTGGAGCCTCTGTACAGGGACCAGTACAAACAAGAGCACCTGAAGCCTCCGGTGGCCTGCCTGCTGCAGTCCGCTGAGCTTTACTGTCGGGCGGGAAGCCTGATCCTCCGCAGTGATGCTGTCAAACCTTTACTGGGACACAATGCTGTCATCCAGGCCCTGGCTCAGAAAGGCCTGTATGTCACCGACCAGGACCGACTGGTCACAGAGAGAGATCTGACCAGCACGCCGATACACATG AGTTCCCATCTGGCGCTCATTGATACCCTGATGATGGCGTACACTGTGGAGATGGTGAGTGTGGAGAGGGTGATGTCGTGCATCAACAGGTACTCCTCCGCCGACCCCTCACAAGGTGACGGACACATTCAGGAGCTGCCTTACGACACCGAGGATGCAATCGCCACCTGGATCaacaag GTGACTGAACACTTAAGGGACATCCTTGTTGAGGAGCAAAAGCTGAGAGAAGCTTCCATTCAGGAGTCAGCAACACACAAG GCTCGCTACAGGCGGGAGCATGCCCAACAGAGGAGTGCTCCTTCACTCCCCCTGGTGGAGAACCTGCTGAAGGACAACACAGACGGCTGTGCCCTGACCGCCCTGCTGCACTTTTACTGCCCACAGGCCATCAGACTGGAAG ATATCTGCCTCAAGGAGACTATGTCTTTGGCTGACAGTCTGTACAACCTCCAGCTGGTGCAGGAGTTCTGCAGGAACAACCTCAACCACTGCTGCCACTTCAGCCTGGAGGACATGCTATACGCTCATGCATCCATAAAG agtaACTACCTGGTGTTTATGGCTGAGCTTTTCTGGTGGTTTGAAGTGGTTAAACCCTCATTTGTACAGCCCAGAGTCTTCGATCCAAACG CCTGCGAGCCTGTATCATCCTGTAGAAATATGGCTCCTGTGTCCAGTCCTGTCAAACAGAGCTATTCAGAGAGACCGGACAGCCCAGAGAACATCCCTGTGCAGG GTATAATGAAGAGGTCTACCTCCATGTCCTACATGGATGGCTGTGTTGGGACATGGCCCAAAGAACATCG CTCTTCCTCTCGGGGAATCTCCTTTGAGATCCCTCTGGACGGAGACCCATCTTTGCTGTCATGTGAAGCTCCCTCCCTGCGCGGTATGACCCGCTCTGCCAGCAGTGACGGCCTTGGGTTTAAAGTTCACTATGCGTCTCGAGAAAGCATGAAACGCCACCTCTCCCTCATGCCCGTTGATGTAAACGGACAGAGCAGACACATAcctgaggaagatgatgagTTCACTTCCCAGAAACCCCTTGGGCGGAACAACACGTTCTCCATCAAGAACCAAAGCAG GTACTCCAATGGAGTCCTCCCTGAAGGCAACCATAGCCACAACgatcaccatggcaaccacaGTGGCCACATCAGCCCATCCTCTCCCCCGAGTATTGAGGAGGCGCTGAAGATTATCCACGACACGGAGAGGCCTCACTCTTGCCTCGGTTCGAGGGACGGAGACAATGGTTTCTTCCTCCATGGTGCGGAGCCTTCAGATCCTCCAGGGGCTCGCGGTCGAGGAGACGACCCGGGATCCGCTAAGGCTCAGCCAAACGACCACGACCCCAACTCCTTGTCCACTGATGAAGTTGACACTGGCATCCATGTGAGGACAGAGGACATCCAGAGCTTGGATGAGGactcctcctctctgagagaCTATTCAGATATTGACCCAGACTGTGAGGCCATGACCCAGTCCTGTCCGCTGCATGACCAGccggagagggagaggagccgGCCcggaggaggggagagggtcGGTCATACTAACCCCGAGAGTGGGAGGGGAGATGGAGGGGACAGCCCCTGTCCCAGTTCAGTACTCACCCTCCCCAGATCCCACACAATGAGCCCCGCCTCGTCCTGCGGAGGCTCTGGGAGCATGGTCCGTATGACGAGCTTTGCAGAACAGAAGTTCAGGAAGCTGGAGGGAAGAAGCAGCGGAGGAACAACACCAGAGAGTTCAGACCTCAATGTGCCGTACACACACCCGCCAAAAAGCCTTTCTTCTCAG ATATCTACACCTCCTTTGCCAATCACATCTCCCTCTCCAGTAACGCCTTCCCCCAGAGACCCCTCCCACCTGATAGCCACAGAGATGATTCAGCTGAGGATGAAGCTGGAGGAGAAACGTAGAGCCATTGAAGCTCAGAAGAAGAAG GTGGAAGCAGCGTTCACCCGCCATCGGCAGAAGATGGGCAGAACAGCCTTTTTGAATGTAGTAAGAAGAAAAGGAATCACTGCCCCCCTCAGCCCCAGCtcagcagcaggagaaacacCTTCACCAGAGCCGCTCTCAGCCTCAAAGGACAGCCGGCAGGGCAGCATGGAAGGGGCAGAGAGATGCAAGCCAGATGGAGCAGCTCCTAGATCCCCCTGTGAGGATGGAGGAG GTATGTCTCCCGGAGAAATCGACCTTACAGAATACACGCGCTCCATCGATAGGCTGAACACGTCTCTGGGcttcctgcagacagagatgCAGCGTTTggcacagcagcaggagaggatcaTGTCCATGAGAGAGCAACAGCAGCAATCCTGGGtcattcctcctcctgctccatctCCACACAG GCAGCTCCGTGAGTTGCGCAGCAGCAGTGCTACAGGCCGGGGATCAGGTCGAGGATCGGTTGGGTCTTTGTCCCCCATCCTCTCGTCTACCGGCTCTCCCCATGCTCCCAATCGTTCCCCTTCTGGCTTAAAGCGACGGCCAGCCTCCTTCCACGCCAGGACACCCCGGACTCCACGGCCAAACGATCTGAAGGTCACGCCCTTCAGTCGAATGCTCAACACCCAGACCTCAGTGGACAGCCTACCCAGACTGAGGCGTTTCAACCCCAGCCAGAACCAGAACAGCTCATTTGCTTACCTGGGCCACGATGAGGGGCCTCCTAAAAGTTGGGACCAAGAGGCCAAGGACAACAACGAAAGCACTAAGGACAAAGAAGAAGATGTGGAGAAGAAGAATGCTGGCATTCCTCAACCTTCTACTATTGAAGCAGCCAAAGAGAAGGAACATGAGGGGGAAAGAAAGAGTCTTTTTAACATAGAGGTCAAGCCATCAGGCTCCTCAGAGGTGGTGAAGGAGCCTCCGTCTGAAGCAGCAAGACCTCCACTCGGTCAGGAGATGGCGGGAGAGGGGGAAGGAGACGGAGACGGAGAGGCAGGAACAGACACGTTTGGAGAAGACCAAAAGATATGCTGTGGATTCTTCTTTAAG GATGATGTGAAAGGGGAAGAAGACATGGCAGTAAAGAAAGCCGCTCTGCTGGAGAAGAGgctgaggagggagaaggagactCAGGAGAAGAAGCAACAGCAGGAGCTGGACCAGGAGCAGAAGAGAGAAGCTGCACG GTTGAAAGccgaggaggagcagcagaagaaggaCGACGATAAGGCGAGGAGGGAATACATCAAATATGAATACTTGAGGAGGAAGCAGCTCAAGCTAATGGAGGACATGGACGATGTCATCAAGCCCCGATCAGGAAGTCTCAAGAAGAAGCCGAGACCCAAGTCAATCCACAGGGACGTCGTGGAGTCTGCGCCCCCCGTGAGGGCGACAG GGGTGCGTCCTCGAGGCTTCTCAGTATCAAGTGTTTCTTTGGCATCCCTCAATCTGGCTGACAATGACAAAGATCTGccaaataacaaaaagaataaCAG GCCTGATTCTGCAGAAGGCTTTTCTTCTTGTCCTTCGACTGGTAGTCGTAATGGAGAGAAGGATTGGGAAAATGACTCCACCACCTCTTCCAATCCCTCAAACAATGAGTACACAG GACCCAAACTATACAAAGAGCCGAGTGCCAAGtctaataaacacatcatcCAGAATGCCCTGGCTCACTGCTGCCTGGCTGGCAAGGTCAACGAAGGGCAGAAGAACAAGATTCTTGAT gaaATGGAGAAATCGGAAGCCAATAACTTCCTGGTGTTGTTCCGTGACGCGGGTTGCCAGTTCAGGTCTGTGTACGCCTACTGCCCTGAGACGGAGGAAATCACCAAACTGGCCGGCATCGGGCCGAGGAGCATCACGACCAAGATGATCGAGGGCTTGTACAAGTACaactcagacaggaagcagttcAGTCAGATCCCAGCCAAAACCATGTCTGCCAGTGTGGACGCCATCACTATCGCCAGCCATCTGTGGCAAACCAAGAAGCAAGGGACGCCCAAAAAACTACACACTAAGTAG